The window TGACACTGGAGAGGCCCAGGACCATCAGGGAGAAGTACTCGGCCGGGCCGAACTTCAGGGCCAGGCGGGCCAGCGGGAGGGAAAAGAGCATCATGAAGACGATGCTGACGGTCCCGGCGATGAACGAGCCGATGGCTGCGATGGCGAGGGCCGGCCCGGCCCGCCCCTGGAGCGCCATCTGGTAGCCGTCCAGGGTGGTGACGACCGAGGAGGCCTCCCCGGGGACGTTGACCAGGATGGAGGTGGTGGAGCCGCCGTACATCGTCCCGTAGTAGAGCCCGGTGAGGAGGATCATGGCGGAGGCGGGCGGCATGCCGTAGAGGATGGGGATCAGGATGGCGATGCCGCTCACGGGGCCGATGCCGGGGAGGACGCCGATGAGGGTCCCGACCAGCGCCCCGAGGAGGGCGTACCCCACGTTCACCGGTGCGAGGGCGACGGAGAACCCGTAGGCCATGTGGCCCAGGAGTTCCTCCATTTCAGCGCCCCCCGAAGAGCGTCCCGACCGGCAGCGTGAGGTGCAGCACGCGCCCGAAGAGCAGGTAGAGGGCTGCGGTGAAGCTCAGGCTGAAGAGCAGGCCCCGGGGCCAGGGCTTCTCGCCCAGGACGGCCAGCGCCCCGAGGAGGAAGGCGAACGTGGAGAGGGGATAGCCCAGCCACTCCATGGTCAGGGTGTTCCCCACGAGGAGGGCGATGGCGAGACCCGATCGGCCGAATCGGACGAGCCCCTTGCCACCGGCCGGCGCCGCCCCCCCGGGAGGAGCGGGTGGGAAGAGGAGCAGGAGGACCGCCAGGAGGGTGAGCGATCCGCCGAGAAGGGTGGGGAAAGCGGTGGGACCGAGCGGGTCGGCCATCGCGGGGGAAACGAGCCGCCGAGCCCCGACGAGGTAGGCGACGGCTCCGGCCAGGATGGCCAGGGCCGCCGCCCGGTCGTGCGCGATCGCTTTCACTTGAGGAAGCCCAGCTCCTTGAGGAGCGTCT is drawn from Candidatus Methylomirabilis sp. and contains these coding sequences:
- a CDS encoding tripartite tricarboxylate transporter TctB family protein — encoded protein: MKAIAHDRAAALAILAGAVAYLVGARRLVSPAMADPLGPTAFPTLLGGSLTLLAVLLLLFPPAPPGGAAPAGGKGLVRFGRSGLAIALLVGNTLTMEWLGYPLSTFAFLLGALAVLGEKPWPRGLLFSLSFTAALYLLFGRVLHLTLPVGTLFGGR